The Pseudomonadota bacterium sequence GTTCATATTCTTCCTTATAGTGAAGATCAATCATTTCCTCAATCTTTTGTTCCAGGTTTGAGAGTATCTCTTCCATTGCCTTTATATGTTTCAGAGATGCCTTTATCATGAATGCATGATGAGTGTCCATATGCCCCGCGAGTGCTTCCTTGAGGTCCTCTTTTTTTCTCCTTAATTTGCCTTTGCTCAATTCAGCCATTTCCTCTGCCTTAAGGTCACCTTTCATCAGCTCTTCGATAATCCTCGTTCCGCTTACCCCGAATATATCCGAGGCAACACAGGAGAGCTTTATATTTGCATCTTCAAGAATCTTTTCGATTCTCTGCTTTTCGGAGGCAACAGACTGAATGAGCTTCCTCTTGTACCTGGTGAGGTCTCTCAATTCCCTTATTTCTTTGGGAGGGATGAAGCTTCCCCTGATCAGCCCGCTTCTTAAGAGTTTACAGAGCCACTCGCTGTCCTTCACATCAGTTTTTCTTCCCGGTACATTCCTGACGTGCCGTGCATTCGCCAATATTACCTTAAAGGTATCTTCCAGTATGTTGAATATGGGCTTCCAGTAGACCCCGGTACTTTCCATGGCTATGTGGGTAATCCGGTTTTCCTTGAGCCAGATCTTGAGCCGCAGAAGATCGTTGGTCATGGTGCTGAAGGTCCGTATCTCCTTTTTTAACCCTGTCCCCATGATGCATGCCACCACTGTGTCCTTGTGCACATCAAGGCCCGCTCCTCTTTCAACGATTATGTCCATGTGATCCCTCCTTATTGGAATGACTACTATGGATATTCTTACTATAGAAAGGAGATATCTGGCGACATTTTCATTCCTTTTTGTGCCGACAAGTCGGCATGTGTGTTTGATTTAGAATTGGAATAACACAGTCTTTCCCATCTTCGAACTTCAAATTTAAAACCGGGATTTCATCCCCCAACTACATGCATTTTCATAAAATTAGTTTTGCCGGAAGAAATTGACGGTGGATGACTCGCCACAATGATTATCCTATCCCCTTTCTTTGCATATCCCAATTTTACCAATAAAGAATCCACTTCATTGATCATTTCATCCGTGCTTTCTATATGCTTTACATAATACGGGCTTACTCCCCAGTATAGAGCCATTTGCCTGACAACCTCCTCTTCAGGCGAAAAGGCAATTAAAGAAGCGTGTGGTTTAAATTTCGATATCAGGCGTGCAGTGAATCCCGATCGCGTAAAAGCCACAATCCAACCGGCGCCCACATCCTCTGCTACGTGCGATACGGCATGAGCAATCGCTTCAGGGAACTCATAAAGCCCGCTATGAATAAATGTGGATGCATGAGCTTTGGTTAAATCTGCCTCTGCGTTCTCGGTATACACAATTATTCTGTTCATAACCTTGAGAGCCTCGATGGGATATTTTCCTGCCGATGTCTCACCGGACAGCATCAAAGCATCTGTCCCGTCTATGACGGCGTTTGCTACATCAGTCGTTTCCGCCCTTGTCGGTCTTGAATGTTGAGTCATGGATTCAAGCATCTGCGTGGCAGTTATTACAAGGCGTCCACTTTTATTGGCCTTCTCTATGAGCATCTTCTGATACATGGGGACTTCTTCCAGGGGCATCTCGACACCCAAATCTCCTCTGGCAACCATTATGCCGTCCACTTCGTTCAGAATGCTGTCAATGTTGTGTATTGCCTCTTCTTTCTCGATTTTCGCTATAATGGGTATATTGGCACCCTTTTTTGAAAGCCACTTCCTCACTGTCGTAACATCAGTTGCGGTTCTCACGAACGACAAAGCCACAAAATCAACACCCTTTTGGATGCCGAACTCAAGGTCTTTTTTATCCTTGTCCATAAACGATCCGGGCTTTATCTTCATATGGGGAAGATTAACCCCTTTGTGCTCTTTCAATACCCCGCCTTCAATAACTTCTGCTGTTAAAAAATCCTTTTCTTTTTTCAATACCTGGAGCTTCATAAGTCCATCGTCAAGAAGTATTGTATCCCCCGGCCTGGCATCATTTACCAGCCATGGATAAGAAACGAATATGTGCTTTTCGTCGCCTGTATCATCACCTGTCATAATGTATACCTGCTCCCCTTTATTCAGGTGTATCTTTCCGCCTTTCAACCCCCCCACCCTTATCTTTATGCCCTGCAAATCCTGAAGGATGGCAACATTCTTTTTAAGTTTTTGTGAGATTTTTCTTATTTTATCAATAATATCGCCGTGAAATGCATGATCGCCATGTGAAAAGTTCAGCCTCGCCACATCCATACCGTTTTCAATCAGCGCTTCCAACTGTTTCTCGCTGCTTGTCACCGGCCCAATGGTGCATACTATTTTAGCTCTTCTCATATATACTCCCTTTTAGCGTTCCTGGTTTTGTCAAAAGTTTATTATCCAAATTGTACTGTTGTTTTATGAACATTGGTTGCTTCCAGGTTTTTTCTTTGACGGTCAACGGCGTGATCGAAATGTCCATCTGCGGCGCTCTGCGGCGCCTTGCGCCCTCCAACATACGCATGTATAGTTTTCGGTCTGCAAGGCTTACAGCCCATCCACATCTGAAGCATTTCTTCCATGCCGTCGCCCACTCAAACCGGATTAGCATCAGCTTTTCAGGTGCAGATGCTATTCCGGAATAAAATAAGCAGAATGTCTTCATTCTTAACTCCCTGTCATAACCATGGGCGAGAGACCGACTTATGGCCGATTGGTTGAATGGCATTGTCAAGTGGTTCATATCCGAATCAACGGATAGGCATAAAGACAGAATCCCAGTAAAAACAGTATGGTCATAGCTATGGATAAGGGACGTCTGAAGCTGAAAAACACGAGCTGCTCGATCGCCCTTATCAACCAGAATAGTGCGATGGATAATAGCAGTACCCGTCCCATGCTGGATGTACCCAGTTCTGATGTGTGAAAT is a genomic window containing:
- a CDS encoding IS110 family transposase, whose product is MDIIVERGAGLDVHKDTVVACIMGTGLKKEIRTFSTMTNDLLRLKIWLKENRITHIAMESTGVYWKPIFNILEDTFKVILANARHVRNVPGRKTDVKDSEWLCKLLRSGLIRGSFIPPKEIRELRDLTRYKRKLIQSVASEKQRIEKILEDANIKLSCVASDIFGVSGTRIIEELMKGDLKAEEMAELSKGKLRRKKEDLKEALAGHMDTHHAFMIKASLKHIKAMEEILSNLEQKIEEMIDLHYKEEYELLQTIPPVKDSASVIIAEMGVNMNLFPSEMHLSSWAGMSPGNNESAGKKKPGTTTNGNKCLKSILTELAWVASRMKGTYLRAKYQSLAGRRGKKKALIAVGHKILIMGYHILKYKVPYKELGANYLDTRKKDRIVKSYLKRLTSLGFTVTLKEAA
- the pyk gene encoding pyruvate kinase; protein product: MRRAKIVCTIGPVTSSEKQLEALIENGMDVARLNFSHGDHAFHGDIIDKIRKISQKLKKNVAILQDLQGIKIRVGGLKGGKIHLNKGEQVYIMTGDDTGDEKHIFVSYPWLVNDARPGDTILLDDGLMKLQVLKKEKDFLTAEVIEGGVLKEHKGVNLPHMKIKPGSFMDKDKKDLEFGIQKGVDFVALSFVRTATDVTTVRKWLSKKGANIPIIAKIEKEEAIHNIDSILNEVDGIMVARGDLGVEMPLEEVPMYQKMLIEKANKSGRLVITATQMLESMTQHSRPTRAETTDVANAVIDGTDALMLSGETSAGKYPIEALKVMNRIIVYTENAEADLTKAHASTFIHSGLYEFPEAIAHAVSHVAEDVGAGWIVAFTRSGFTARLISKFKPHASLIAFSPEEEVVRQMALYWGVSPYYVKHIESTDEMINEVDSLLVKLGYAKKGDRIIIVASHPPSISSGKTNFMKMHVVGG